The Streptomyces sp. NBC_00162 sequence GAACGGATGTACCGCACCGGCGACCTGGGCCGGATGCTGCCCGACGGAAACATCTCGATCCTGGGCCGCAGCGACTTCCAGATCAAGGTCAACGGCTACCGCATCGAGGCCGGTGAGGTCGAGACGCGCCTGGTCGCCGTCCCCGGCGTCGCCCAGGCCGTGGTCGCGGGCCAGGCAGGCGCCCAGGGCGCCCGGCTGGTGGCCCATCTGGTGGCGGCCGGCGAAGGCCGCCCCACCGACACCGAGCTGCGCGACGCGCTGCGCCGTGATCTGCCCGACTACATGGTGCCCACCGCCGTGGTCTGGCACGCGGAGCTGCCGCTCACCGGGAACGGCAAGGTGGACCGCAGCAAGCTGGCCACGGCGGCCGTCGCGGCGGCGGCCCCCGCGCAGGAGAACCGCAGCGGCGGTGAGCCCACCACGCAGACCGAGAAGACCCTCGTCTCGATGTGGACGACGGTGCTGCGCGGCAGGCAGGTCGGCATCCATGACAGCCTCGGCTCACTGGGCGGCAACTCCATCGCCGCCGCGCGCATCCTGACCGCCGTGCGCAAGCAGTTCGGGATCACCGTCCCGCTCGACGCGTTCGCCGAGATGGACTGCGTCCACGCACTGGCCGCGGCTCTCGACGAGCAGCAGGCGGGGACGTCGCGATGACCACGACCATGACCTCGGTGATCAACCGGATCGTCTCCACCGCTCCGTCCGGCGGCACGATCTCCTTCGCCCGCCTGGACGGTACGGAGACCATCGGCCTGCCGGAGCTGTACGAGCGCGCCGGGCGGCTCGCCGGACACCTGCGGGACCGGGGTGTCGGGCCGGGCGACCGGATCGGCATCCTGGCCGCGAACAGCCTGGAGTGGGTGCTGCTGGACCTGGCGGCGCTGCGGCTGAAGGCGCAGACCGCCGGGTTCGAGCCCGGCAAGTTCGACCCTGCGGACGATCTGGCCGGACGCTACGGCCTGACCATGCTCTTCACGGACCGGCCCACGGACACCCACCGGTCCATGCCGATGAGCGAGGTTCGCGCACTCTCCGAGCCGGCCGTGCGGCCGGACGAGGCGGCCGCCCCGGCGCCCTTGACGTGGGCCCCCCGGGACGTGACCACCATCAAGTTCACCTCCGGCAGCACCGGAACTCCCAAGGGGCTCGGCGCGACGGCCGGCAGCATCGACAGCTCGCTCGCGGCGGTGCAGGAGATCTTCGGCCACGTGCCGGGTGACGACCTGTTCGTCTTCCTGCCGCTGTCGCTGCTCCAACAGCGCTACTGGGTCTACTCGGCACTCGCCCACGGCCACGACGTCACGATCAGCACCTACGAGGCGGCGTTCGCGGCACTGCGCCGGGTCAAGCCGACCGTGGTCATGGGCGTGCCGGCCTTCTACGAGACGGCCAAGCGCCAGGTCGAGTCCCGCGTACGGCGCTCGGGCGGCACGGCGACCGCTGGCGACGCGGCCCGCCACCTGTTCGGCGACCGCATCCGCTACCTGTGGACCGGTTCCGCACCGGCTGACGCGGCGATGCTGCGCTTCTTCACGGATGCCGGACTGCCCATCTACGAGGGCTACGGGCTCAACGAGACCTGCATCGTCGCGAAGAACCATCCGGGCGCGACCCGTGAGGGCAGCGTGGGACGCGTACTGCCGGGCAAGCAGGTGCTGCTCGACGAGGACGGGGTGGTCAGCGTCCGCAGCGAACATCCGGTCGGCTACGGCTACACCTACGCCAAACCGGGTGACTCCGAGCGCGTCTTCGACTCGGACGGCACGGTGCGAACCGGCGACCTCGGCTACATCGACGACGACGGATTCCTCTTCATCAGGGGCCGGGCCGATGACGTCATCGTCCTGGACAACGGAAAAAAGATCATCGTCAGGCCGCTCGAAGAGCACATGCGGACCAGTCCGGCCATCGCCGAATGCGTCCTGTTCTGCCCCACCCAAACAGACCTGGTCGCGGTCGTCTCGCCGGCGGCGCTGCCCGCCGACCCGGACGCCGTCCTCGCCCAGCTCGCCCTGACCAACGCCGCATTCGGCAGGGACGAGCAGATCAGCCGGGTCGTCATAGCCGACGAGCCGTTCAGCATCGGCAACGACCTGCTCACCTCGCAGTACAAGCCGAAACGACCCCGGATCCTGGCCGCCTACCGGACCAGCCTCCACGACAGCAAGGCAGGCATTCATGCACCCTGACACCGCCATCGACACGGCGATCCGCCCCGCCATCGAGAACGCGGCCCGCGAGGCCCTCTCCGCCGTCCTCGACCCGGAGGTCCCCCCGGAGGAGCTGGACCTCGACGCGGACATGGCCGGCTCCTACAGCCTGACCTCCCTCAACAAGGTTCTCTTCCTGACCGAGGTGTGCGACGCGACCGACGTCGACCTCGCCAACTTCACCGAGCACGACCTCGCCGACATGCTCACCCTGCGCAGCGTCATCGAGTCCCTCACCCGGCACACCGACAACAAGGCGGTCTGAATCATGTCCTGGTCCCAGAAAGCGGCAGCGGTCCTGGAGAACGAGTACGTCCTGCTGCGGCCGGTCGCCGAAGCGGACCGCGAGGCCGTGCGCGCCGTCGCCATGGACCCCGACATCTGGCGCTACTTCGTCTCCGCGGTCACCGACGACGCCGACTACGCCACGTTCTTCGACGCCTGCCTGGCCGACCACGCGGCCGGCCGCCGCGCGGTCTACGTCATCGTCGACAAGGCCTCGGGCCGCGTCGCGGGCAGCATGAGCTTCGGCAACATGGCCGAGGCCGACAAGCGCCTGGAGATCGGCTGGTCCTGGCTGGGCCGCGACTTCCGCGGCAAGGGCATCAACCGCTGGGCCAAGTACCTGCTGCTGCGCCACGCGTTCGACGTCCTCGAGGCCGAGCGCGTCGAGTTCAAGACGGACATCCTCAACATCCAGGCCCGCCGCGGTCTGCGCAACATCGGCGCCGTCGAGGAAGGCACCCTGCGCAGCTTCAACTTCATGCCGGGCGGCCGCCGCCGCGACGCCATCTTCTACAGCGTCCTGCGCGCCGAATGGCCCCGAGTGGAGGAGGAGCTCGCGACGAAGCCGAAGGTCACCCCGCAGGAGCCGCAGGACGTCGCGGTGCCGAGCGCCGCCCGATGACCGGGGGCGGGGAGATACCCCTCATCCACGCGTCGGGCGACCCGTTCGCCGTGGGACGCGCCCACGGTGAGGCCCTCGCCGGTCCCCTCCGCACCTTCCTGGACGACTCGCTCTGCCGGCTGAACAAGGTCATGCCGGAGCCCGTCTCGCCGGCCGGTCTGCTGCCGTCGATCGCCGCCTACCGGGCGGCGGTCACGGCGGCGGTCCCCGCCCTGGCCGACGAGGTCTCCGGCCTCGCGGCCGGGGCCGGGATCGGGGAGGACGAGGCCTGGCTGCTGCAACTGCGCCGGGAGATCATGGGCTATCGCAAGGTGCCCACCATGGGCGACTGCACGACGTACGCCCGCACCGGTGCGGGCGGTCCGGTCCTCGCACAGACCATCGACCTCAACGGTGATCTGGACGACTATCTGAGTGTGCTGAAGGTGGAGCGGTCCGACCGGCCCGGGCGGCGCTCGCTCGTCCTGAGCTTCGGCGGGCTGCTCGGCTACCTCGGCCTCAACAGCGACGGCCTCGCGATCGGCCTCAACCTGGTGCTGGGCGGCGACTGGCGCCCCGGCGTGCCGCCGTACCTCGCCATCCGGCACCTGCTGGACTCGGCGGGCAGTGTCACCGAGGCCCTGGAGATCCTGCGCGGGCTGCCGCTGGCCAGCTCCCGCACGCTCGTCCTGTGCGACCGCGAGCGCGTCGTCTACGTCGAGGTCCTCGGCGACGAACTCCGCGTCGTGGAGGGCCCGGAGGCCGTGCACGCCAACCACTTCCTCCACCCCGACTTCGTCGCGGGCGACGAGATCAACGTCTTCGCCCGCAACTCCTCGGTCCGCAGGCTGAAGGCGGCCGGTGCCGGACTCGCCGCGCTGCCCCCGGGCTCGGGCGCCGAGGAGCACTTCGGGCTGCTGTCGCTGCCGCCGATCTGCGTACCGGACCGGGGCGACATCCGCGCCGAGCGGACCGTCGCGGCCGTGGTGATGCTGCCGGACCGGGGCGAGCTGCACGTACGGCCCGGGGATCCGTCGCTCAGCGCCACCCAGGTCTTCAGCCTGTAGTGGCCACCACCGGCCCCCACAGCACCGGAAGGAGGAGAACACACATGGACGCATGGCTGGTGGATCTGGACGAGCACGCCTGGTCACCGGCACGGTACGCGAACACCGGCACGCGCCCGGGCAGCAGGGCCCGTGCGACACCGGAAGAGGGCAGGCGCGCGGCGGAGTTCACCCGCGCGTCCTCCACCCGCCGCTTCCTGCGGGCCCGGCTGGCGGTGCGGGAGCTCCTGGGGGAACGGCTCGCCGTCCCCCCGGCGGAGCTGCGCGTCGCTCGTACGCCAGAGGGAAAACCGTATCTGCCGGACCATCCGCACCTGCACATCAGCTGGTCTCGCTCGGAACGGCTGCTGCTCCTCGCGGCGGCCGACACCGGCCCGATCGGCGTGGACATCGAATGGCTGCGGCCGATGCCCGCAGCCCTGGACGCGCTCGCCACGGTCTACCCCGCACTGCCGGTCACCGCCGAACCGGAGGTCTTCCTCCCGGCATGGACCCTGTTGGAGGCCGCGGTCAAGGCGACCGGCCTCGGGCTGGCCCGGGGTGCGAAGGACGTCGATCTCGCACTCGGCCCCGGCAACACGGTGTCGCTGCGCGGCATCGTCGGCCACGGGCCTCCGGACGCCTGGTACGGCCGTACGGAACCACTCGCGGCAAGTGGCGCGCTCCCGGCGGCCGTGGTCGCCGTGGTCACCCGGGACCGGCCCCCGATGTCTCTGAACCAGCTGCTCGGGAGAGACCGGCCGATGCCGGCGCCCACCGCGCGGAGCAGCCCGGACCCCTTCGTCCTGACCCTGTGACCGCCACCGACGCATTGAGGACCGACACGATGACCCGACCCACCGGTGTCCTGCTCAGGCTGCATGCCGTCGCCCCCGGGCTCGGCACGGCCGACCTGGCCCGCGCCGTCTCCCGCACACTGACGGGCGAGGACTCCCCGCCCGGGGGATGGAGCGCCGGTCGGCGCGGCCGGGTCCTGCGGCACGAGGGGACCAGCGCCGAGGTGACCGGCGCCTGGGACGGACCCGAGCTGTGGCTGCGGCACCGGGGCGAACCGGCCGCCGCGGCGTGGGCCACCGGACTGCTGGACGCGATCGCCACGGCTGCGGCCGGGGCGGACCGCGCTGCCGCGGCCACGGCCCTGCCCGCCGCAACGCCCGCGGACCCGGCTAGCACCCCCAGCGCGGTACCCGACACGGACGCGCCCGCCTACCTGGCCTGGCGGGCCCTGATGGCCCGCTGGCAGGTCGCCGACCACGACCTCGCGGAGATCACCGCACCGGGCCTGCTCACTGCACCGCTCCCCGCTGCCCCGTCAGCCACATCCCACCCGCCCTACCCGTACCGCCCCGAGGAGCCCGTCTTCGTCTTCGACCACATCGGCCCCCCGAAGCCGCCGCCGGGCTGGCTGCTGCGTGAATGGTTCGCCCCCGACGCGGGCCTCTACCACTGCTCGGTCGCGTCCGGCTCCCGGCTGTCCGTCCGCACGCCCGACCCGGCGGCCGGTGACCGCTGCGCGGAACTGCTGGCGGCCTGGCAGACCCTGACCGCCCGCTACGACGCGGCGGCCTGACCGCCGGGAGTAGCAGCTCCCCGGCTGCCACCAACAGAGAAAGCCGCCTCCCGCACCGGGGTGAACCCCTGGTGCGGGAGGCGGCGTTTTCGTGCTGACGGACTATCAAAGACCGCCCCAAACCGCAGGTCAGGCGCCCTTGGCGACCGGCTCCAGGATCGCCACGCACTCCACGTGGTGGGTCATCGGGAACAGGTCGAAGACGCGCAGGGTGCGGACCTTGTAGCCGTTCTCCTTGAAGTAGCCCAGGTCGCGGGCCAGGGCCGCCGGGTCGCAGGCCACGTACGCGATGCGGCGCGCCGAGAGGCCGGCGATGTGGCGGACCGTCTGCTTGCCCGCGCCCGCGCGGGGCGGGTCCAGGACGACCAGGTCGCACTCCGTGATGCCGGTCTTCGGGAGGATCTGCTCGACCTTGCCCTGCTCGATCCGGACCCGGGGGAAGTCGGTCAGGTTGTGCCGGGCGTCCTCGACCGCGCGCTTCGTCGACTCGATGCCGAGGACCGCGCCCGTCTCCCCGAGCCGCTCGGCCAGCGCGCCCGCGAAGATGCCGACGCCGCAGTAGAGGTCGAGGGCCATCTCGCCCTTGCGCGGCATCAGGCCCTGCATGACGGCCTTGATCAGGGTGTCCGCGGCCTGCGGGTGGACCTGCCAGAAGCCGCCCATGCCCACGCGGTACGTACGGCCGTCCGCGCGCTCCCGTACGAAGGGGCGGCCGTGGACCCGGTGGACCCCGCCGTCCTTCTCCTCGATGCGCAGGACCGAGACCGGCTTGTCCAGTTCCACCAGGGGCAGGCGGCCGCCGGGGCGCGGGGTCAGGACGACCTGGCGGTCGCCGGAGCCGGAGGCCGCGATGGCCTCCACCGACGCCATCTGGGGCCAGTCCTGCTTCTCGATGCCCAGCTCGCTGACGCCCGGCGCCGCGATCATGCAGTGGTCGATCAGCTCGATGTCGTGCGAGCGGTGCTTGCGCAGACCCGCGTTGCCGTCCTCGTCGATGGCGAACTGCACGCGGGTGCGCCACTGCGGCACCTGCCCGGCCGGCACCTTGTCGCCCTCGGCGGGCATGACCGTGCCGTCCCAGCCGGCCTCCTCCGGGGTGAGCCCGGCGAGCCGCTTCAGCTGCTCGGCGACGACCTCGCCCTTGAGCCGGCGCTGCGCGCCCGGCTTGGCGTGCTGCCAGTCGCAGCCGCCGCACTTGCCGGGGCCGGCGTACGGGCAGGGCGCCTCGACGCGGTCCTTGGAGGCCTCCAGCACGGTGATCGCGTCGGCGCGCAGGTAGCGGGAGTCCTCGTCGCCCTCGGTCACACGGGCGACGACCTTCTCGCCGGGCAGCGTGTGGCGCACGAACAGGACGCGGCCGTCCGAGGTCCGGGCGATGCAGTGCCCGCCGTGTGCCACGGGGCCGACCTCGACCTCGTACTCCTCCCCGACCAGTGACTGCTTCTCGTTCTGCTCGGCGCTCGTCATGGTGGGGAGACTCCAAAAAACTGAAAACGGGAAACGGCCG is a genomic window containing:
- a CDS encoding AMP-binding protein, which translates into the protein MTTTMTSVINRIVSTAPSGGTISFARLDGTETIGLPELYERAGRLAGHLRDRGVGPGDRIGILAANSLEWVLLDLAALRLKAQTAGFEPGKFDPADDLAGRYGLTMLFTDRPTDTHRSMPMSEVRALSEPAVRPDEAAAPAPLTWAPRDVTTIKFTSGSTGTPKGLGATAGSIDSSLAAVQEIFGHVPGDDLFVFLPLSLLQQRYWVYSALAHGHDVTISTYEAAFAALRRVKPTVVMGVPAFYETAKRQVESRVRRSGGTATAGDAARHLFGDRIRYLWTGSAPADAAMLRFFTDAGLPIYEGYGLNETCIVAKNHPGATREGSVGRVLPGKQVLLDEDGVVSVRSEHPVGYGYTYAKPGDSERVFDSDGTVRTGDLGYIDDDGFLFIRGRADDVIVLDNGKKIIVRPLEEHMRTSPAIAECVLFCPTQTDLVAVVSPAALPADPDAVLAQLALTNAAFGRDEQISRVVIADEPFSIGNDLLTSQYKPKRPRILAAYRTSLHDSKAGIHAP
- a CDS encoding GNAT family N-acetyltransferase — encoded protein: MSWSQKAAAVLENEYVLLRPVAEADREAVRAVAMDPDIWRYFVSAVTDDADYATFFDACLADHAAGRRAVYVIVDKASGRVAGSMSFGNMAEADKRLEIGWSWLGRDFRGKGINRWAKYLLLRHAFDVLEAERVEFKTDILNIQARRGLRNIGAVEEGTLRSFNFMPGGRRRDAIFYSVLRAEWPRVEEELATKPKVTPQEPQDVAVPSAAR
- a CDS encoding C45 family autoproteolytic acyltransferase/hydolase yields the protein MTGGGEIPLIHASGDPFAVGRAHGEALAGPLRTFLDDSLCRLNKVMPEPVSPAGLLPSIAAYRAAVTAAVPALADEVSGLAAGAGIGEDEAWLLQLRREIMGYRKVPTMGDCTTYARTGAGGPVLAQTIDLNGDLDDYLSVLKVERSDRPGRRSLVLSFGGLLGYLGLNSDGLAIGLNLVLGGDWRPGVPPYLAIRHLLDSAGSVTEALEILRGLPLASSRTLVLCDRERVVYVEVLGDELRVVEGPEAVHANHFLHPDFVAGDEINVFARNSSVRRLKAAGAGLAALPPGSGAEEHFGLLSLPPICVPDRGDIRAERTVAAVVMLPDRGELHVRPGDPSLSATQVFSL
- a CDS encoding 4'-phosphopantetheinyl transferase family protein, which encodes MDAWLVDLDEHAWSPARYANTGTRPGSRARATPEEGRRAAEFTRASSTRRFLRARLAVRELLGERLAVPPAELRVARTPEGKPYLPDHPHLHISWSRSERLLLLAAADTGPIGVDIEWLRPMPAALDALATVYPALPVTAEPEVFLPAWTLLEAAVKATGLGLARGAKDVDLALGPGNTVSLRGIVGHGPPDAWYGRTEPLAASGALPAAVVAVVTRDRPPMSLNQLLGRDRPMPAPTARSSPDPFVLTL
- a CDS encoding class I SAM-dependent RNA methyltransferase, encoding MTSAEQNEKQSLVGEEYEVEVGPVAHGGHCIARTSDGRVLFVRHTLPGEKVVARVTEGDEDSRYLRADAITVLEASKDRVEAPCPYAGPGKCGGCDWQHAKPGAQRRLKGEVVAEQLKRLAGLTPEEAGWDGTVMPAEGDKVPAGQVPQWRTRVQFAIDEDGNAGLRKHRSHDIELIDHCMIAAPGVSELGIEKQDWPQMASVEAIAASGSGDRQVVLTPRPGGRLPLVELDKPVSVLRIEEKDGGVHRVHGRPFVRERADGRTYRVGMGGFWQVHPQAADTLIKAVMQGLMPRKGEMALDLYCGVGIFAGALAERLGETGAVLGIESTKRAVEDARHNLTDFPRVRIEQGKVEQILPKTGITECDLVVLDPPRAGAGKQTVRHIAGLSARRIAYVACDPAALARDLGYFKENGYKVRTLRVFDLFPMTHHVECVAILEPVAKGA
- a CDS encoding acyl carrier protein codes for the protein MHPDTAIDTAIRPAIENAAREALSAVLDPEVPPEELDLDADMAGSYSLTSLNKVLFLTEVCDATDVDLANFTEHDLADMLTLRSVIESLTRHTDNKAV